The genomic stretch accattcagggtttctctgtgtagccctggctggcctcaaactcagagttccctctgcctctgggaaCTGAgataaggtgtgtgccaccaccaccactgcctgaaaaGGGTTATTTCACTTGTACTTTGGCCTCTTTCTCACTCTGTTATATCCAAGGTGTGTCATTGTCTGGCACCTTGACTTTGAGCAAACTCTGTAAGAGTTTCCACTGGTAAAAATGAGGATTTCTAATGGCGTTTTCCATTGGCTATTGCAAAATATAATGTAAGCCTGTGTCCAGTTGCTTGACAATTGGTAAGATATCAAATgtgaaaatttttatattaatttttttaggTTAGCTTATAAAGTCATGGGCTTCTTGGCATATTTGTTCTAATGAATAGTTTTTGCCTCCTTTACAATCTCTTTCCTCACAGTCTTCTTTCTAGttatattacacatatatagatacacgACTACTGTACAATTTTAAATCTAGGTGTCACAGGTAAGAGAAAATACGGGGGTCCAAATGTATTAGCAAATCAGATGATTTAGGTGAAATTATTTCTATAAgctaaaggtttttgtttgtaaGTTCCCTTTGTGATTCTGTGTCTTATTCTGAACAGGAGAAATGCATGGATAAGCCTGGGCCAAAGTTGGACAGTCGGGCTGAGGCCTGTTTTGTGAACTGTGTTGAGCGCTTCATTGATACAAGCCAATTCATCTTAAATCGACTGGAACAGACCCAGAAGTCCAAACCAGTCTTCTCAGAAAGTCTTTCTGACTGATCTCAGCATTACCTCTTTGGAAAAATAGTTCAAGCAATGAAGAGCTGTTGATGGGATGGTTGAAGAAATGgctatgtggggggggggattggcTCCCAAttttctttatcatcttgggacaTCTTGTTATCTGAGAATGAACAAAGACCAGTTTTTATGTATGGGAGTTGAGAGTCATGTGTAtttggttgtgtttttaaaactaatCATGTGAAAATAATTGACAGATAAATGAAATTATGAGATGCATATTACTGTATATGGGACTATGTTTTCTCAAGGTCCCTTAACTCCTTTATATAATTTTGATAGTGGAAGTGCTTTTTATAATTTGATAGTGGGACCACATAGGGTAAATCTCTTTGTATGGAATTCGTTTCTGGTTTTCTAGGGAGATCTTTGTGTCAGAAAAAGTAGCAGTAGGGAAATAACCTGGCTAACCTGGCACTGTTTAACCGTGAGCTTTCTTATCTTTCAAGTTTGACTATCAGAGCTGAAAAACATTCTATGGGTGTTATACAATCCAGTTTGTCTTCCCTATACTGTGATTTACTTAAATCTTGAATTAAAAACACGGTCTCAAGGTACAATGGGCAGCCTGAGAATCCAGAGGGCTTTAGTTAGTTATAAAGGAATCTAGCTCATGAGCATAATTCTTACTACCAGACTGCCATGGGAAGAAGTTAACTTACTCTGTCTATCAGGCtacaaaacattcacacatgtgcCTAAAGAAGTATAACAATTTAGGCCAGTCAAGAACAACAGTTTCAGGTAGAGGTGCATGCCTGATATTAGTCATAAATTCCATTAACTGCATTCTTTCGGTCACTGAAATAAAAGCTCTGCGAGATAACTTGTGATGGAAAGGCTTTTTCTATTTTGGGTTTTTATCTGCAACTCAGATTTCATGTGGGCGCATTCCAAGACAAATGTGGTTAGTCTCTTCTAGAGGTCCCTGAATTTTTTGtgagaattaattttaaagatttatttatgtgtttattatgaatacaacatcctgcccccatgtatgtctgcatgccagaatagggcaccagatgtcataacagatggttctgagccgccatgtggttgatgggaattgaactcaggacctttggaagagcagccagagcacCCTTAACCtctaagccttctctccagccctttgtgaGACTTTTCAGATGAGCTGAGAAGGGAAAGAAATCAGTGCTAACAGGTAGGTTCCTAATAGAAGAGCTTATATTGAAGTCCCTcttgtttttaaatcttcataGACTGGAGTGTAGACCTAAAGGAAAGCTGCTTACTACAAATCCTTGAATCTGGGCAAATGCATACTTCTAGCATTTCCTCATAGGCACTATAAGGAATTTTTTGCCAATTGTGATGAAGATATAAGTCAACAAACTATAAAGTGCCTTTTCTAAGTCAGACTCAGGGTTTGGTAAGAGGGATTCAACAGAACCAGCCCTAAGGCCGAAGAGATTAGTTCTTATAAGAAAGTTCTAGTAAGAAGGGTATAAGGACTTCAGTGTAGTAAGTTCCATTAAGAAGCTGCaaggaactgaagagatggctcagtggtttagagagcacttgttgctcttgcagaggactgggctCAATTCTCCTtacccatatgatggctcacaaccaacctgactctagttccagaggatccaaggcCATCTTCTGACTCTCTACAGACACTAGGCAtgcatggtacacaaacatacctgCAAGTAGGttttcatgcacataaaaatttgaaaaaaagaaacagcacaaTAATGGTATTAGGAAATGTTTGTGGagttttgctattttcttttttttttctttttggtttctctgtggctttggagcctgtcctggaactagctctgtagaccaggctggcctcgaactcacagagatccacctgcctctgcctctcaagtgctaggattaaagacaggtgccaccaccgtctggctgctttgctatttccTAACAAGTAGTTGAGACCTGAAAGAACCAAGTGACCAAATGAGTGAGTATCAAGGAGAATTGtttggcagagagagagataacagCCCAAAGTGTCTTAGGGCAGAAGCTAAATGCCATGACGTAAAATTAAAAGTCCTGTAGGATGAGACAGATGACAAAGGTAGGACAGTGTAAGACCTTTCAACTTTTACTTGACACAATGGAAAGGCATTTGAGTAATTTTTTTAGCAGATATGTGATGTCATATAGTAGTGTAATAAGTAGGACTAATAACAGTAATGCCCTTTTCACATTAAGCAGAGTTAAGGCACTTAGGGTAGGTATCTGACACATTTTTTATATGTATCAATGTAAAACAAGTGGCacagagtgttccttttttcccaatttgttttttgagagagtttgtcttggctgtcctggagctcactagatAGACtagactgaccttaaactcaaagagatcatcctgcctctgcctctcaagtgctggaattaaagctgtgtaccactAAGTCTGGAATTACTCTTcattctcaaaatatttattactCTACAATTATTCCTTCTGATTTCTCATTCAGTAACATATTCtcattgtatgcatgcatgaaggtaaatgtttttattttacaatgtTATCATATAATTAGCTAATATAATGAGGAGGGTTGTGTCAGGTTCATATGTTATGCTTTGGCTCCATTGTTGTCACCACTAGATACCAGGCAATTGAGAAGAAAAAGTATAACATGCCCCTACTTCCATTAAGTATGAGCAACCACTGGGGTTTTGGCAATCTCCGGAATGTGTTTTCACCCCTTGATTAAAAGAGTACTGTCAGTCCTGAAGTCCCAAACCTTGATTTCAAATATGTTTACATTAGAAAACTCCAGACTCAACTGTGAAATGAAATGACTGACTTAGTAAACGTAACAGGAAAATCTGAAAGGAAGTCTTAGAAGCCTAATATGTAATAAGAAAGGCCAAGCTGCTCTGATGTGGAAGGTACTACTTCCCTGGAAGCTCTGTTGGTGCCCTGTCTGCCCATGTATTGACTGCAGTCTAAGACATTGTCTTAGAGGCCCTAAAGACTTACCAAGCACCCTGCCTCTCAAATCCCCACTGCTGAGTCAATGAACCAATATTAGCAATCATAGGGgaacaaggacttcaaaataagGACAAGCATCTTTATAAGGAGTTTGAAGTCTAAAATGTAACAAACCAACCCATGTAAACTGTttaccagaaataaagcaaacaatTGATGGCCCTTTCTTTAGACAAAACAGTAAAACCTCACAATACCAAACTTTTCGCTGATAGAATACTGAGAAAATCTTGAACTAGGGAGCAACTATTCCAAAGATTGTCCACTGGTACAGCTCTCTTAAAACTTCCTTCAGGCACTTAATAGATGTATTCTACATCTTTCATCTATGTAAGCATGTGGGTATTGCTCAGATTCACTTATCTCAAGTATATGGTTtaaatatttatgcatgtattccctgtgggtttctgtaCTGAAAACTTGGCCTAGCCCAGTGTGGTGACAATGGAAGAGCAATTTAGAGATGGGAACTTaaagctggagggatggcttagtggttaagagcttttGCTACTGTTGaagagtcctgggttcagttttcagcatccatatggtggcttacaactggttgtaactcaagttccagggtatccaactcctcctctggcctttgtgtcaccaggcattcatgtggtgcataaacataatacataatagacaaaacactcacaaaaaATAGAGGTAGGACCCGAGGGGAGGTCATTGAATCATAAGTGAAGCGACCTTGGGTAGGGTAAGGCTCCTTTCACAGGCCACTGAGTTCTTCAGAGAGGGAATTACTAGGATTGCTGTTCTGATTTGGCATTGCATTCTCTTCACACCCATGCTGCTACTTTTGCTACCTGCCATGAAGTGACAAGAGTTTCAAGGGGAGCCCTGGCCACAGCCAATGTTCTGTTTGAACACTCAGATTTCAAAGTCGTTAAATTCATCACATTTTTTACAGAGTTAGCCTGCTAGGGTCATTTTATTAGAGTAAAAAAAATTGCTATGTTatcaccctttaatcccagcactcgggaggcagatgcaaactgagctttgtgagtttgagaccaacctggtctacaaagccagttccaggacagccaaggctatgcagagaaaccctctctcaaaaaccaaaccaaaacaaaccccatATTACTATATTATCACAATGCAACAGGTATGGACTAAAACTTTAACAAAATGTAACAGGTATGGACTAAAAGGAACATCTCCAAAGGCATAGAAGATATGAAGCTAAAAATATGTAAAGGAATCCTTGGATAATAAAATTTCTAAGACCACAGGTTGCTATTGCTTGAGTTAGGAAGGACTAAGACATACTGAACATATCGAAGCCATGGTTTGGACAGTTCATTTAAATGGTTACAAAGATTGCATGACAAATGTAAAGCCTATGCAGCATAATCGTGGCAGTCTTTGCTGTACAGAAATTTATAGAAGGGACAATAGGATATGGCAAACCAAGGTTCTGAACCCCAAGTAAGgtctggtgagatgtctcagcaggtaaaattGCTTGCCACCAATCctaacaacctgaatttgatccccaggacctacatggtggaaggagagaacagattcccaaaagttgtcctcagaattttacgcacgcacgcacgcacacctaCTACTTCTATCACCCCCACtactattaataatttttaaaactcacaATTGAAAGCTGACTCATATGATGCTGGAGATGAAACCCAGCACTTTCTGtttgctagacaagcattctaacAGCTGGGCTACATCATTAgtccaaggtgtgtgtgtgtgtgtgtgtgtgtgtgtgtgtgtgtgtgtgtgtgtgtgtgtgtgtgtgtgtgtgtgtgatcagaggacacaaaattcatttctcttcttccaccatgtaggtcccagggattgaactcaggtcatcaaattTGGCAATAAGCTCAGCTATCTCACTGGCTCAAGAACATATTTGATTGAAAGTCCATTGTAGCATTTTCCCAGAACTGAGCATCTTGATAATGTTGGCAAAGTAATTGcctgagagaaaaagagaagaacaaGAAGTCACTTTAAAGCCTGGTGTGGCAGCATGTGTCTCCAGTCTCAACATTCAGTAGTGGAAGAAGAATGAGAAGTACAAATTCATCCTTTGTTACATAGTGAGGGTGAGGCTATACGAGGGCACGTCTTATTTTTTtagaacaattttattttctatttttatttgtgtgtatgtgtttgtgtatctgcaTGCCACATGTGGCTGTGTgcctatagaggtcagaggagggtatCTAAGTCTCTGGAGCTGAAGTCACAGTCCCCttgatgtggatgctgagaactgaactcaggtcctctggaagagcaggaagcctTTTATCCACAGAAACATCTTTCCAGGCCCTACCCCTTTAACAGTCACTTCAATAACTAATTAATTGACGAAGTACCAGAGCCAATGAAATGTATTAtgttaagaattttgagtttggAGTCActgatctctgcttcctgattgtggatgcaatgtgaccagctctTTCCTGCGTTTTCTGCAGTGATGGAGTATAtctcctggaactgtgagccaagataaacctttaaaaagtGAATCTATCTTGAGATGCTGGAGAGTTTTCTCAGTGTTTAAGACCACTTGTTaatcttacagagaacctgagttcaatcgccagcacccacatgatggctcacaaccagccATAATTCCAgttcaagatctgacacccttggTGGTCACCAggtatacatgtggtgcacaaacatacatgcaggcaaagtatccatacacataaatgaatacatttagaAGTTTTTCCTACAACCAATGGAAATATATTGGAAAAGTTTAGACAGTGAAATAACAATATTTGCTTTTTGaatcattttaatattaaaaatatcatacatgtatacaatgtatttttattttatcaattcCCCACTGCCCTCAAGTCCCCTTCCCATTTCATTTAtagccaggcgttgatggcacatgctttaatctcagcactcgggaggcaggggcaggtggatctctgtgaattcaaggccagcctggtctacagagttagttccaggacagcctccaaaacaatacagagaaaccctgtcttgaaaaaccaaaacgaaaaacaaaactacaaaaaaaccctcaaaaccaaaaaatccaatttcatttatttagtatagtgttctgcctgcaggccagaagagggcaccagatttcatttcagatggttgtgagccaccatataaatggttgctgggaattgaactcgggacctctgaaagagctcttaacctctgagtcatctctccaaccccccttCCAATTTCATGACCTCTcttttcattattatcattaatcCCTTTATTCCAATTTGTGCTGATCATATGAGACCATCCACTAGGACATGAGAAACCATTAATAACAGAGGTaattcattccttttgtttgtttgttttggctgttTTGGATGTATAGATTTTTTCCACAAGGTGTCATGTAGTTCCAGACTGATCAGAAACTTGCTCTGATCAGAAGCCCTACACTGATCTTGAATtctggatcctcttgcctccatctctcaagtgctgggatcatggatgtgtgccaccacgcctggatCCATGCATGctttaaaaatttcaagaagtATATAGAATTACTTGAAGTACATGAAAGCCCCCAACTACCCTTACATATCCATTTAGAAAGGTCACTTTAGCGGCTGTACATAGATTGggttggagaaaaagaaaataataaggcTATTTCACTAGTTGGGAGGAAGACTGCGGGGAAGGCTTACGGTAGAAGTTGGGGAATACCAGGAATAGAAAGAAGCTATGAGAGATAAATTTGGAGTGAGGGAGAATGGTGGGCAGCATAGAAAAGGagtggaggctgaagcaggaaggttgaatgttcaaggtcagcctgagcaatgtaacaagaccctgtttcagaaaaaagaatttaaaagggGCTGTGGACATAGCTCAGAGGTAAAAACATCTGCCTTGCCTGAAgacagccctgggttcaatccctactgctgaaaaaaataaacccaCGGAGCAAGAGATAAGTTGGAGAATAATACTCCAATGAGGATGGAAAGAAACATAACCAGAAAGGAAGATAGCACAACTAATCAAGTTGAATGCGCTATATGGAGTTTCACAGTTGGCTATTCTCAGTTCCACAGACTGGGTAACCCCTCTAGTTACTTAGTGCCTCCTCCAAATTAAGGAACATATGCAAACACCTAAATTCAGAAATACTTAAAACTTAACTTCCAACGATTTataaaatttgaatataaaattaataagcaCGCCAAGAACAAAAAAGGTGAACTACCagtcatttgatttttattttcttttgagacaggatttcatagGACCCAAGCTGGCCAAGGAAAATCTTGaattcccaatcctcctgcctcagctgctcaAGTGTTCAAAGTACAGGTCAGCATTGCCACACCCAGAAAATTAGccttttaccattttattttgataaagaaaggaagaaagaataaaaagaaacataaagaaatagtTCTTAGCATGCATGGGATCCTGGGTTTGGGTCTCAGTGCAACACACAAAGTTTTAGAGTATTTCAGGTTCTCAAATTTTGAATTAGGTGTGTTTAACCTGCATCATGCTGTCTTTAGAAGGCTGTATTTGAGGCATCTTGCCTCCTCAGCAATTAACTGTTAGGCTATGATTCAGCCTTGTAGTTCTTGTTTTTTATAAGGTTTAGACAACTTGCTACATAATGTGACTGGCCTGATTTACCAGTGCAGTATTGTTCCAGTTTAATCTAACATTTCTAGACACACATTGTTGCTACAAAGCAAAGATTATCAACACTGCCTAATTATCTTCTGAgcagctattcttttttttaaagatttatttattatgtatacagtgttctgtctgcatgtgtccctgcataccagaagagggcaccagatctcattacagatggctgtgagccatcatgtggttgctgggaattgaactcaggatctctggaaaagcagccagtgctcttaactgatgagccatctctccagctccccgaGCAGCTATTCCTTGCCATCTTTGTGTAGAAGGACACACCATGCCTTTAAGGGCTAATTTCTATTTCCATGCGCTTTCTGATTTTTCCTTCCCTCAGGCAGGTCTTAAGGACATTTGCCTTTCTTCAAAGGTGCCAACACTTTAGGGTTCTTCTTCCCATTGACTATCATCCCCAGTCAGTGATTCTCAGTATTTTAGTTGCAGGTCCATTTCCCTTCATATGGGAAATCTCCGAAATTGAACACACATTTCTAATAGACAACTCCTACTCCTGTTCAAGTCCTTGCTGATATGGATCCTTCTCAGGAGCCAAGCTTGGTGATACATCCCTGAAatctaagcactcaggaggctgaagcaagagcatcttgaattcaaggccagcctggctttgatgtcaacctgggctacagagcgagaCCCCATCTCTAAAAGAAAAGCAGGGAAGGTTTAGTGGACAATGGCACTTGCTATTCTAGGCATGACAACCGaaattcaatccctggatccTACTCattggtgaaaagagagaaccgaCACCACAAATGTATCCTCTGACTACCAAGTGTACATTCTGGAATGACACAccttacaataataataataataataataataataataataataataataatttaataatcaaaacaaaacagaataggaACTGAAATCTTTTTCTTTGAGTGGGTTTTAATTAGACTTTCCCactaaatacagaattcagaAACTGAGAATTTCTGCTCACTCTGATAAACTTAAGTCTTCTTGGCTCCATCTGCTGATTCTAATGTTATCTCTTTTGGAAACAATCTCAACAGGCACATCCAGAAATAGTGTTTGCAAACTCCCAGGGTACCCCTTAACCTATTCAAGTCAACATACAATCATCCATAACAGATGAAACAGTTCAAAGATATGTAAATGGCTCTTGACCACTGAAAAAAGACTGGAGTCAGGAAGCAAAAACACAGGGCTTTATCTCAAATTTGCAGCTGCTTGTAAAAGATCTGGTCCTCTTTCCGTTGTTGGAAATGTGCTTGCTTCTGGAATTTCCCACTCCTCATTTCAGTCCCATAGGCTAAGTTCTCACTCAGTCAAGCAGGCTCTGATTTGAACCCACTAATGACAGAAGTCAGAAATGATGCTGATTAGCCTAGTCTAAGACACCGGACCATGTGCTCGGGTTTTTGGAGGTTACTGTCCTGAGTCCCTGCCAGAGGGAATACACTCCTTCAGTTCTTCATTCAGTCCCTGGTGCCTGTTCTGAGTGTGGTGTTTCCCATTCTCATTTTCCCACAACGAAGAGAAAAGTCAtttatatctaaaaaaaaataaaaattgccatAGAGATACatcactttttatattttgggttttttaaatttttgggtaggtactctaccattgagctatacccTCTTTCCTGGATTTTATTGTTAAGATGATAGGAAAGCAAGCcttcaaagtattttaaatgtgcattttagGAAGATTATATTTATTTGATTACCAAGTACTTAGAAAGGTCAAAACTTGAAGATATGGTagattaaaatttgttttaatgtttatttattttgtatgtgtgtggggcaTGCGACTatacacatgtggagatcagaggacaacttgctgaattctcttctctctttccacgTCTACATGAGTTGCAGGGATCAAACAGGTCACCATCTGCTTCAGTGACAagtattttacccactgaaccatctcactggtctCCTGGTAGATTTTTAAGGTAAAGGTAAAATTTTCAATACAGAGGGTAGGTTCTCCAGGCTAAATGTAAGTAGTAAGAAGAAGCAATGAGGATGACCAACACTAAAAATTCATCATGCACAACCTGCTCTTGcctggtggtggcgcacgcctttaatcccagcactccgggaggcagaggcaggtggatctctgtgagtttgagaccagcctggtctacaagagttaattccaggacagcctccaaagcacagagaaacccagtctcgaaaaaacaaaaaacaaaacaaaacaaaacaaaacaaaaaacaagccaaaaaaacAGCCTGCTCTTTTCCATATGACATTATGTATTCATTTCTTATAAGTGAAATAAATCACAGTCGTTGTTCAGTTTCCCTTATCAATTTAAGACAGTAAAATTTCATAAAGgactaaaaagaacaaa from Cricetulus griseus strain 17A/GY chromosome X, alternate assembly CriGri-PICRH-1.0, whole genome shotgun sequence encodes the following:
- the Timm8a gene encoding mitochondrial import inner membrane translocase subunit Tim8 A isoform X2, translating into MDSSSSSSGAGLGAVDPQLQHFIEVETQKQRFQQLVHQMTELCWEKCMDKPGPKLDSRAEACFVNCVERFIDTSQFILNRLEQTQKSKPVFSESLSD